cttcctcttccgcCGCCAGCGCAGACGAGACTCGGTCTCCGGCACCGAGCGCCGCGGTCCCAACTGGGAGAGCCGGCTGTACGGCTCCGAGCGCAGCACCGTGAGCGGGGGGACCAGGAACACGATCCGCAGCTTCTTTGCGCGCCGATCCGCGGCCGCCGCGCCCCAAACCACGTCCGAGACTCAGCCGAACCGGCTGCCGTCGCACTTCCCGACCCTGCCCAAGTCCGCGTTCGACTCGCGCCGCTCCGAGCGGTCCACGGGCCTGTCGGCGCTCGACGAGAAGCAGTACAAGACGTACCAGAACCTGGTCGGCCGGCTGAACGAGAAGCAGCCCGTGCCGTTCGACCACCCTTATTATCAGAACGATGACTGGAGATGAGAGGGGGATGAGGAATGCTTACCTGGTGATACGAGGAATGCATGAGCCATAAtctggtttttttctttctttcttttataATCGGGAGCCCTGTCCCGAATACCCTACAGTCTTTACCTCTTTTTCTGCATATATTTTCAACCATATATAGATATTCATTTCTCAGCATTGGATCTGGCATTTTGTCCACGCAACGGTCAACCTTGACTAACGAATGACCTTGGTCTCATCACGCCGCTCAAACACAGCTAGAAATAGAATCACAACCAAGACGCTGGAAGCATATTGTCACGGTCAAAGTATTGTTGCACAACACAACAGGCACTGAGATGAGCACTATAACCCAGTGCAACTGTGAAAGTCCCTCTGCTCTCGCTTGATGCTattccaaaaacaaaaatccttgtcgtttctttttcctgtTTCTTCTTGACTAGAAGCCAACAATGTCACCAAGCTCTGTCTTGGGCATCCTGATCGGCGGTACCTTGTCCCTGAAGTTTGTCCGCTGCTCGTAGCCATAGGCAAGCGCGATGAGCTTCTCCTCAGTAAACCTAGCGCCCAGGAAACTCAAACCAAACCTGTTGACAAAAAACGACACAAATTAGTatacctttctttttctttgccaaCAAAAGACGACATATGACAACAACTCACGGTATATTGGGACCTTGATCCACGAGACCGACCCTTCCAGGCACTTTCTTCACAGGGTGAGACGCGGGATAGTAGCCCATGGGGACGGTCACGACGGGCGCGCCCAGAATCGCCGCAAAGTTTCTCGATATCGGCGTCGGCATGAGCACGGCGTCGAGCCCGTGCCGCTCAATGGCACCCAGCAACccgccctggccgccgagCATTCTGTCCTCGGCCAGCGCGGCCAGCGCGCGCGGGTCGTCGTTGCCAAAGCCCTGCTCGTCGAGGCAAACGTCCCACGTCTCGACGTCGCGCGCCGGGTAGTCCTCCCTGGCGCCGGCTTTGATGGTCAGCCGCCTGACGTCGGCCAGGTTCCTGATCCCCGACGGGTTGACGGTCAGCTCGGCGAGGAACCTGGGCAGCGCCGTGACCATGTCGGAAAACAGCACAATGTTTTCCGCCTTGGACTGGTTCCACTGCTCCGCCATGGTGAAGTTGGCCTCGACGACCACCGCGCCCGCCCGCTTCACCTCGTCCACCGCGGCGCGGAACGCCTGCATCACCGGGTCCTCGTCGGGCAGCCTGTGGCGGAAGAGCGCGATGGTGTTGGTCGGCACGCCCAGCCGCGCCCCCCGGAGCGCGTCCTGGCTCTGCGTCGCGCGCTCGTAGTCGGGCGTGGCGACCTGCTCGAACGGGATGGCATCCGTGTAGTTGTCGCGGTCGTCGCGGCCCACGATGGGCTGCAGCAGGCGCGCGGCGTCCTTGACGGTCCGCGCGATGGTCCCGACCGTGTCCTGGTGCTCGCTGACGGGCAGCACCAGGAAGCGCGACGTCAGGCCCACGGACGGCTTGATGCCGACCAGGCTGGCGGTCTGCGCGGGCAGGATCACGGAGCCGTCCGTCTCGGTgcccagcgccgccgccgccaggcccAGGGTCGTGGCCACGGCGGAGCCGCTGGACGAGCCGCTCGGGTCCATGTCGTCGTGGTAGGCGCCGAGGCACTGGCCGCCGTGGGCGCTCCAGCCGTTGCTCGAGCTGTTGTCGCTGCTGCGGAACGTGGCCCACTGGCTCATGTTGGCCTTGCCCAGGATGACGCCGCCGGCCTCGCGCACCTTGCGGACCACGGTGGCGTCGCGGGCGAACTTGGCGCCCAGGAGAAGCGTCGAGCCGCCCGTCGTGTTCATGGCGTCGGCGCTGGCCATGCTCATCTTCAAAAGGACGGGGATGCCGTGCAAGGGGCCGCGGGTCTTGCCTCGGGCGCGCTCCTCGTCCATCTCGGCTGCGATCTTGAGGGCGTCTGGGTTCATCTCGGTGACGGCGTGGAAGTAGTCGTTTACCTCGTTGATCCGTGCCATGTAGGCCTTTGTCAGGTCCACACTCGTAAAGAGCTTGGTGTCGAGACCCTTGGCGATGTCCACCATGGTGGCGTCGATCAGCGACGGGAATGGTTTGCCCTTGACCGTTGTCGGTCCCTTGAGGCCGGCCCAGACGAGCTGCAGCCACAAAGCGACCGACAGCAGAAGCGCGATTGTTTTACGTGTAGTCATCTTTGGTACCAGCCAAGCTGCAACCCATGAAGAGTCGTGGCTGTAGAGGGCAAAGAGATTGACGAAGCTGACCGATGAAGCTGGCTAAAATACCAGCATTTCTACTCAATTACCACCGAGGACTTCATACTGCCGCATATGATACACCTGATTCAACAAGGTTTTTTGTTGCGTCTGTGTTTATCCCCAGGAACCAGTTGTGCTGACATTTTGTTACCGGGGGAGTTTGGACGGTTGAGGAGAAGAAAGAGTTTAACCAATATCCCTGAGAAGGTTTGCTCCACCCTTAACAAGATATCTCAGCACTCTTCATCATTAGGCGTTGACAGCGATTTGCGATCGGGTTTTGTACTATTGTGGTAGGGGTAAAAGTCCATGCTTCGGTAC
The Pyricularia oryzae 70-15 chromosome 1, whole genome shotgun sequence DNA segment above includes these coding regions:
- a CDS encoding glutamyl-tRNA(Gln) amidotransferase subunit A, producing MTTRKTIALLLSVALWLQLVWAGLKGPTTVKGKPFPSLIDATMVDIAKGLDTKLFTSVDLTKAYMARINEVNDYFHAVTEMNPDALKIAAEMDEERARGKTRGPLHGIPVLLKMSMASADAMNTTGGSTLLLGAKFARDATVVRKVREAGGVILGKANMSQWATFRSSDNSSSNGWSAHGGQCLGAYHDDMDPSGSSSGSAVATTLGLAAAALGTETDGSVILPAQTASLVGIKPSVGLTSRFLVLPVSEHQDTVGTIARTVKDAARLLQPIVGRDDRDNYTDAIPFEQVATPDYERATQSQDALRGARLGVPTNTIALFRHRLPDEDPVMQAFRAAVDEVKRAGAVVVEANFTMAEQWNQSKAENIVLFSDMVTALPRFLAELTVNPSGIRNLADVRRLTIKAGAREDYPARDVETWDVCLDEQGFGNDDPRALAALAEDRMLGGQGGLLGAIERHGLDAVLMPTPISRNFAAILGAPVVTVPMGYYPASHPVKKVPGRVGLVDQGPNIPFGLSFLGARFTEEKLIALAYGYEQRTNFRDKVPPIRMPKTELGDIVGF